The following are encoded in a window of Mycolicibacterium tusciae JS617 genomic DNA:
- a CDS encoding 2-C-methyl-D-erythritol 4-phosphate cytidylyltransferase codes for MAMSATPGSRAVAVVLAAGLGTRVGADGNKAYVKIADRSMVAWSIDTLTRVPEIARTVLVFRRGELELARDTIRRELPSATVEFVEGGDSRHASESNVLAYLADDIESGAVAVVVIHDAARPLAGRDMFATAVSVAEEFGGAIPAIPAADLVRTSGDDGIVSMSDLVRVQTPQAFRAVALLEAYRAAARDGFEGTDTSSCVEAFTEIEVRTFRGEQRNLKVTYASDIAVAERLLTRR; via the coding sequence ATGGCAATGAGCGCGACGCCGGGGTCCCGTGCCGTGGCCGTTGTGCTTGCAGCCGGTCTGGGGACGCGGGTCGGGGCCGACGGCAACAAGGCCTATGTAAAGATCGCCGACCGCTCCATGGTGGCCTGGTCGATCGACACGTTGACCCGGGTTCCGGAGATCGCTCGCACCGTGCTGGTGTTCCGGCGCGGCGAGCTTGAGCTTGCGCGGGACACGATACGGCGGGAACTACCCTCAGCGACAGTGGAGTTCGTCGAGGGCGGCGACAGCAGGCACGCGTCGGAGTCCAATGTGTTGGCGTATCTGGCCGATGACATCGAGTCCGGGGCCGTCGCCGTCGTCGTCATCCACGACGCTGCCCGACCGCTCGCCGGCCGCGACATGTTCGCCACCGCGGTGTCGGTCGCAGAAGAGTTCGGCGGTGCAATCCCCGCGATACCCGCTGCCGATCTGGTCCGCACCAGCGGCGATGACGGCATCGTATCGATGAGCGACCTGGTGCGCGTCCAGACACCTCAGGCCTTTCGCGCCGTGGCACTGCTCGAGGCATATCGTGCCGCGGCACGGGACGGGTTCGAGGGCACCGATACCTCGTCATGCGTCGAGGCATTCACCGAAATCGAGGTACGCACGTTCCGCGGCGAACAACGCAACCTCAAGGTGACCTACGCTTCGGACATCGCCGTCGCCGAACGCCTACTCACGCGCCGTTGA
- a CDS encoding MFS transporter — protein MRPWIVWTTGLVAYIVAVLDRTTLGVSGLDAADRFNAGPTVLSAFVVLQVIVYAGAQVPAGLLLDRFGSKTLIVAGAALMASGQLALAFTESLPVAIGARAVVGLGDAFTFISVLRLVPHWFTPRKVPLVTQLTGICGQLGQVLSAIPFFALLAGLGWTTAYVSVAALGLLSIVLTLLLVHDTPEGHVVEHEATSVREIMASVKTVWLRPGTRLGFFTHMGTQFSVTVFALMWGVPYLTVAQGLSATIAGTLLTISVVAAISAGILIGIFTGRHPHRRSRLVLCIIASNAVIWSVVLALPDRAPLWLLVVLVVVISVGGPGSMVGFDFARTFNPRATLGTASGMVNMGGFIASLLVMQAMGVILDAVGEISFDAFRLAWTVQYAIWVLAVVGILITRRKARAVMRADQERMLMEGFEATPAPPR, from the coding sequence GTGCGTCCCTGGATTGTGTGGACCACCGGGCTCGTGGCCTACATCGTCGCCGTCCTCGACCGCACCACCCTTGGTGTTTCCGGGCTCGACGCCGCCGACCGGTTCAACGCAGGCCCCACCGTCTTGTCGGCGTTCGTCGTACTGCAAGTGATCGTCTATGCGGGCGCGCAGGTGCCGGCAGGCCTGCTGCTCGATCGGTTCGGCTCCAAGACTCTGATCGTCGCGGGCGCTGCGCTGATGGCCTCGGGCCAGCTGGCGTTGGCGTTCACCGAATCCCTGCCTGTCGCCATCGGCGCACGCGCGGTGGTCGGTCTGGGTGACGCATTCACGTTCATCTCGGTGCTGCGCCTGGTTCCGCACTGGTTCACACCTCGGAAGGTGCCGCTGGTCACGCAGTTGACCGGAATCTGCGGCCAGCTTGGTCAGGTGCTGTCCGCCATTCCCTTCTTCGCCCTGCTCGCCGGTTTGGGCTGGACCACCGCGTACGTCTCGGTGGCCGCGCTGGGACTGCTGTCGATCGTGCTGACGCTGCTCCTGGTCCACGACACGCCCGAGGGCCATGTGGTCGAACACGAGGCCACGTCGGTCCGCGAAATCATGGCCAGTGTCAAAACGGTGTGGTTGCGGCCCGGGACACGTTTGGGTTTCTTCACACATATGGGCACCCAATTCTCGGTGACGGTGTTCGCTTTGATGTGGGGTGTCCCGTATCTCACGGTGGCCCAGGGTCTTTCGGCAACCATCGCGGGAACCCTGCTGACCATCTCGGTGGTCGCCGCCATCTCTGCGGGCATCCTGATCGGCATCTTCACCGGGCGCCACCCGCACCGCAGGTCGCGGCTGGTGCTCTGCATCATCGCCAGCAATGCCGTCATCTGGTCAGTGGTGCTGGCCCTCCCCGACCGTGCGCCGCTCTGGCTGCTGGTGGTTCTGGTCGTGGTCATCTCGGTCGGTGGTCCCGGATCAATGGTCGGATTCGATTTCGCCCGCACCTTCAACCCGCGGGCGACGCTTGGCACCGCGTCGGGAATGGTCAACATGGGCGGTTTCATCGCGTCACTGCTCGTCATGCAGGCCATGGGCGTCATTCTGGACGCGGTGGGCGAGATCTCGTTCGATGCGTTCCGGCTGGCCTGGACCGTTCAGTACGCCATCTGGGTGCTCGCCGTTGTCGGCATCCTCATCACCCGCCGCAAGGCGCGCGCCGTGATGAGGGCCGACCAAGAAAGGATGCTGATGGAGGGCTTCGAGGCCACTCCGGCACCGCCTCGCTAG
- a CDS encoding MerR family transcriptional regulator produces MAEYRLDELSRISGVSTRNIRAYRERGLLDPPRRVGRSAYYDDYQLSQLRTINQLLRRGFNSAHIAEFFASMREGADLADILGIQRALLGSPVNDSETESAGGKSPAEDKPAPRPRALDIDPHGDTASMLIDYGLAERRQGLVVVVDATIAEILGRATDQLQYVHALLRFYESSRDAADALASGFVRSLEEVMDARFGNGREPEPGEVDELGQLTQNYRELWGHVLSDRLEESMQRQLLAGASGPSTRALLSELLRL; encoded by the coding sequence TTGGCTGAGTACCGCCTCGATGAGCTTTCCCGGATCTCCGGTGTCAGTACCCGCAATATCCGCGCCTACCGCGAGCGTGGACTGCTGGACCCGCCACGCCGGGTCGGCCGTTCGGCCTATTACGACGACTACCAGCTGTCGCAATTGCGCACCATCAACCAGCTACTTCGCCGGGGATTCAACTCCGCCCACATCGCCGAGTTCTTCGCGAGTATGCGTGAGGGCGCGGATCTGGCCGACATTCTGGGCATTCAGCGCGCGCTGCTCGGGTCGCCGGTCAACGACTCCGAAACCGAGTCCGCAGGAGGCAAGAGTCCAGCAGAGGACAAGCCGGCGCCGAGACCACGCGCGCTCGACATCGATCCGCACGGTGACACAGCGAGCATGCTGATCGACTACGGCTTGGCAGAACGGCGCCAGGGCCTCGTCGTCGTCGTCGATGCGACGATCGCCGAGATCCTTGGGCGAGCGACGGATCAGCTGCAGTACGTCCACGCGCTGCTGCGGTTCTACGAGTCGAGTCGGGACGCCGCCGATGCCTTGGCCAGCGGCTTCGTCCGATCACTCGAGGAGGTCATGGACGCCAGGTTCGGCAACGGCCGTGAGCCAGAGCCCGGCGAGGTCGACGAACTGGGCCAGCTCACCCAGAACTATCGCGAGCTGTGGGGCCACGTCCTGTCGGATCGCCTGGAGGAGTCGATGCAGCGGCAGTTGTTGGCTGGAGCGTCGGGACCCTCCACGAGGGCTCTGTTGAGTGAGCTCCTGCGCCTGTAG
- a CDS encoding IspD/TarI family cytidylyltransferase — MDVSVVVPLPISVADNMAAAFLPLVTAPPLVRIVGTLLGAVAESGRIVVAAAEPLIVDVDAALASDNLGAVSVAAVTGSASRADCLKAALEYLRHASFSTTHVLVHDIASPLVSAEVAQRVIDGLQGGGAVVMPALAVTDSVKAVDVHGSVSATVDRSVLRAIQFPRGFAIDALAGLLAQHTSDDFDEIAVALGAAAPITFVDGDPHAFRAELPRDTEFFEAIIASR, encoded by the coding sequence GTGGACGTTTCGGTCGTTGTCCCGCTGCCGATTTCGGTCGCCGACAATATGGCGGCTGCGTTCCTGCCGTTGGTGACTGCGCCGCCTCTGGTCCGCATCGTCGGTACCCTGCTCGGCGCGGTGGCAGAGTCCGGGCGCATCGTCGTCGCTGCCGCCGAACCTCTGATCGTCGACGTCGACGCCGCGCTGGCGTCCGACAACCTGGGTGCGGTAAGTGTCGCGGCCGTCACCGGATCGGCGTCCAGAGCTGACTGCCTGAAGGCAGCATTGGAATACCTTCGGCACGCATCGTTCTCGACGACCCACGTGCTGGTTCACGACATCGCCAGCCCGTTGGTATCGGCCGAGGTCGCGCAGCGAGTGATCGATGGCCTGCAGGGCGGCGGCGCCGTGGTGATGCCGGCACTCGCGGTGACCGACAGTGTCAAGGCCGTCGATGTGCACGGCTCGGTCAGCGCCACGGTGGATCGGTCGGTGTTGCGCGCCATCCAATTTCCCCGCGGTTTCGCCATCGACGCGCTGGCCGGGTTGCTCGCACAGCACACGTCCGACGATTTCGACGAGATCGCCGTCGCGCTTGGCGCCGCCGCGCCCATCACCTTCGTCGACGGTGACCCGCACGCGTTCCGCGCCGAACTTCCCCGAGACACCGAGTTCTTCGAGGCGATCATCGCGAGCAGGTGA
- a CDS encoding ABC transporter permease — protein MLSNTGRRLVRGWTVLVLLFLYAPLLLVVVNAFNSSRTFAFPPTGFTLGWWSDAWNSHGMWQSLANSAVVGLGATAIALVLGTMAAVAVQRYGFFGKHVVSFLVVLPITLPGIVTGIALNATFTSALGVSLGLATVIVGHATFCVVIVFNNTQARLRRMDGNLEDASADLGASPWQTFRYVTFPMMRGSVLAGAVLAFALSFDEIVVTTFTAGPTVQTLPIWIFGNLFRPNQAPVINVVAAALTIVAIIPVWLAQRFGGDPAVSRV, from the coding sequence ATGCTGTCGAACACCGGCCGGCGCCTGGTCCGCGGATGGACAGTGCTCGTACTGCTATTCCTTTACGCACCACTGCTCCTGGTTGTGGTGAACGCCTTCAACAGCTCCCGCACATTCGCATTTCCTCCGACGGGTTTCACGCTGGGTTGGTGGTCGGACGCCTGGAACAGCCATGGCATGTGGCAGTCGCTCGCCAACTCGGCCGTGGTCGGCCTCGGCGCAACGGCGATTGCGCTGGTGCTGGGGACGATGGCCGCCGTCGCAGTGCAGCGCTACGGCTTCTTTGGTAAGCATGTGGTGAGTTTCCTTGTGGTACTTCCGATCACGCTCCCCGGTATCGTCACCGGAATTGCCTTGAATGCGACGTTCACGTCTGCGCTCGGCGTGTCGCTCGGCCTGGCCACCGTCATCGTCGGGCACGCCACATTCTGCGTCGTCATCGTCTTCAACAACACCCAGGCACGGCTGCGTCGAATGGACGGCAATCTGGAAGACGCCTCAGCCGACCTCGGCGCGTCACCGTGGCAGACCTTCCGCTACGTGACATTCCCGATGATGCGAGGGTCCGTCCTGGCCGGAGCGGTGTTGGCATTCGCCCTGTCCTTCGACGAGATCGTCGTCACGACCTTCACGGCCGGTCCCACTGTGCAGACACTGCCAATCTGGATCTTCGGAAACCTGTTCCGCCCCAACCAGGCGCCGGTGATCAATGTGGTCGCCGCGGCGCTGACGATCGTCGCGATCATTCCGGTGTGGCTGGCTCAGCGCTTCGGGGGTGACCCGGCGGTCAGCAGGGTGTAA
- a CDS encoding FadD3 family acyl-CoA ligase, translating into MTGTQTFKTIPEMVLSAADRFGDAEAVVDGPLRLSFIEVVDRIRCAAGAFADFGIGKGDRVAIWAPNCAEWIIAAFGLLTAGGVLVPVNTRFKDEEAADIITRSGAKAVMAQTGFLGQDYSAPAGIPVIDLKSDFLSGGSPLEADGLEGTDISDIIFTSGTTGRPKGVMMNHQQNLRLYAEWCELADLREGDRYLMVNPYFHTFGYKAGLIASFTRGATMVPVDVFDIDRVVELIAAERITMLPGPPTLYHSLLAVDDKGKLSTLRAGVTGAADIPVELVRRVHEELPFQTLATGYGLTEAGTVTLSRPGDSFEDIATTAGSACDGVEVRIADDGEVLVRGYTVMQGYLDDPAATAETIDDDGWLHTGDLGTLDAAGRLRIVGRKKDMFIVGGFNAYPAEIEGFLLEHPAVAQAAVIGVPDERMGQVGKAFIVAKTGGPAISSDDLIEWSRQRMAGFKVPRYVEFLDNLPLNATGKVVKDELHKRHR; encoded by the coding sequence GTGACGGGCACCCAAACCTTCAAGACCATCCCCGAGATGGTCTTGAGCGCGGCGGACCGGTTCGGCGATGCAGAAGCGGTTGTCGACGGTCCGCTGCGCCTCAGTTTCATCGAGGTCGTCGATCGGATTCGTTGCGCGGCAGGAGCGTTCGCTGATTTCGGTATCGGAAAGGGCGATCGGGTAGCGATCTGGGCGCCCAACTGCGCCGAGTGGATCATCGCCGCATTCGGCCTTTTGACCGCCGGCGGAGTCCTCGTTCCGGTGAATACGCGCTTCAAGGACGAAGAGGCGGCCGACATCATCACCCGCAGTGGGGCGAAGGCGGTGATGGCCCAGACGGGATTTCTCGGCCAGGACTACTCCGCCCCCGCAGGTATTCCGGTGATCGATCTGAAGTCCGACTTCCTTTCCGGCGGTTCACCGTTGGAGGCCGACGGTCTGGAGGGCACGGACATCTCCGACATCATCTTCACCTCGGGCACGACCGGGCGCCCGAAGGGTGTGATGATGAATCACCAGCAGAATCTGCGTCTCTACGCCGAATGGTGTGAGCTCGCCGACCTGCGCGAGGGTGACCGGTATCTGATGGTCAACCCCTACTTCCACACCTTCGGCTACAAGGCGGGACTGATCGCGTCATTCACGCGCGGGGCGACCATGGTTCCGGTGGACGTCTTCGATATCGACCGTGTCGTGGAACTGATTGCCGCCGAGCGGATCACGATGCTTCCCGGGCCGCCCACGCTGTATCACTCACTACTTGCGGTCGACGACAAGGGCAAGCTGTCCACCCTGCGCGCAGGTGTGACCGGTGCTGCGGATATTCCCGTGGAACTGGTCCGGCGAGTGCATGAGGAGTTGCCGTTCCAGACGCTGGCCACCGGCTACGGCTTGACCGAGGCGGGCACGGTGACGCTGTCGAGGCCAGGCGACTCCTTCGAAGACATCGCGACCACCGCGGGGAGCGCGTGCGACGGAGTCGAGGTTCGGATCGCCGACGATGGCGAGGTGCTGGTACGCGGTTACACCGTGATGCAGGGATACCTCGACGATCCCGCCGCCACCGCCGAAACGATCGATGACGACGGGTGGCTGCACACCGGCGACCTCGGCACACTCGACGCGGCGGGACGGCTGCGGATCGTCGGCCGCAAGAAGGACATGTTCATCGTCGGCGGCTTCAACGCCTATCCTGCCGAGATCGAGGGGTTCCTGCTGGAGCATCCGGCCGTCGCGCAGGCGGCCGTGATCGGCGTGCCGGATGAAAGGATGGGTCAGGTGGGCAAGGCGTTCATCGTCGCCAAGACGGGTGGACCGGCGATCAGCAGCGACGATCTCATCGAGTGGAGCCGCCAACGAATGGCGGGATTCAAGGTGCCCCGGTATGTAGAGTTCCTCGACAACCTGCCGTTGAACGCCACCGGCAAGGTGGTGAAGGACGAGTTGCACAAACGACACCGCTGA
- a CDS encoding amidohydrolase family protein, with the protein MGQLSHRVDIPFPLFDADNHLYEPPEAMTKYLPKEYKDVVQYVEINGRTKIALKGQISNYIPNPTFSVVAKPGAWEEYFKFGNPDGKSKRELFGEPMRAIPAFFEPEPRLEKMNELGLDRSLMFPTLASLIEERLSDDPLAIHVIIHALNEWLHEVWGFNYKNRIFTTPVITLPIVEKAIEELDWAVKRGARAILIRPAPVPGFRGPRSFALPEFDPFWQKCVEYDVFVGMHSSDSGYSRYTSEWDGAAQEMLPFQTNAMSILNEWRPIQDAVASWVIHGALFRFPKLKVGIVEAGSKWMFPLLDSMAEVYKKAPEAFPGNPMEEIKNRIFVSPFYEEGIDDLINLIGVDQVLYGSDWPHPEGLAEPTHYVTALEHLSMEDQAKIMGGNLGRLVTV; encoded by the coding sequence ATGGGTCAGCTGTCACACCGGGTCGACATTCCGTTTCCGCTGTTCGACGCGGACAATCATCTGTACGAGCCGCCGGAGGCGATGACCAAGTACCTACCCAAGGAGTACAAGGACGTCGTCCAGTACGTCGAGATCAACGGCCGCACCAAGATCGCGCTGAAGGGCCAGATCAGCAACTACATCCCGAACCCCACCTTCTCGGTGGTCGCCAAGCCGGGCGCATGGGAGGAGTACTTCAAGTTCGGCAACCCCGACGGCAAGAGCAAGCGCGAACTCTTCGGTGAGCCGATGCGGGCGATTCCCGCCTTCTTCGAGCCCGAGCCGCGGCTGGAGAAGATGAACGAACTGGGTCTGGACCGTTCGCTGATGTTCCCGACGCTGGCCAGCCTGATCGAGGAGCGTCTCTCCGACGATCCGCTCGCCATCCACGTCATCATCCACGCGCTCAACGAGTGGCTGCACGAGGTGTGGGGCTTCAACTACAAGAACCGCATCTTCACCACCCCGGTGATCACCCTGCCCATCGTCGAGAAGGCGATCGAGGAGTTGGACTGGGCGGTCAAGCGCGGTGCCCGCGCGATCCTCATCCGCCCCGCGCCGGTGCCCGGGTTCCGCGGCCCGCGGTCGTTCGCGCTGCCCGAGTTCGACCCGTTCTGGCAGAAGTGCGTCGAGTACGACGTCTTCGTCGGCATGCACTCCAGCGACAGCGGTTACTCCCGCTACACCTCGGAGTGGGACGGTGCCGCGCAGGAAATGCTGCCGTTCCAGACCAACGCGATGTCGATCCTCAACGAGTGGCGGCCGATCCAGGATGCCGTGGCCTCCTGGGTAATTCACGGTGCACTGTTCCGGTTCCCGAAGTTGAAGGTGGGCATCGTCGAGGCCGGGTCGAAGTGGATGTTCCCGCTTCTGGACTCCATGGCCGAGGTCTACAAGAAGGCGCCCGAAGCCTTCCCGGGTAACCCGATGGAGGAGATCAAGAACCGCATCTTCGTCAGCCCGTTCTACGAAGAGGGCATCGACGATTTGATCAACCTGATCGGCGTCGACCAGGTGCTCTACGGCTCCGACTGGCCGCACCCTGAAGGCCTTGCGGAGCCGACCCACTATGTGACCGCGCTCGAGCACCTCTCCATGGAGGATCAGGCGAAGATCATGGGCGGCAACCTTGGTCGCCTCGTCACCGTGTGA
- a CDS encoding ABC transporter substrate-binding protein, producing MPSKSPAGLVLAACVALVLAGITACGSEQSGGGETPPAMEPLAAVGDGEGELNLVAWAGYAEDGSNDPDANWVTPFEQQTGCQVNVKLGNTSDEMVQLMRSGQYDGVSASGDATLRLIYAGDVAPVNTDLVPNYASISSFLKDKPWNSVDGQMYGIPHGWGANLLMYNIDVVRDAPDSWSAVFDDAGRYQGKVTAYDSPIYIADAALYLSKSKPELGIKDPYSLTPEQLDAATELLKKQRENIGEYWSDYTKEVQAFESGTSVIGTTWQVIANTIGAENRVQVNTVLPKEGSTGWSDTWMISSKASHPNCMYKWMDWISSPEVNAQVAEFFGEAPSNAKACEHTVEPDFCDIYHATDEDFAAKIHYWTTPQKNCVDGSGDNCTAYSEWVDKWQQIKG from the coding sequence ATGCCGTCAAAGTCTCCGGCCGGTTTGGTACTTGCCGCATGCGTCGCGCTCGTCCTGGCCGGCATCACGGCCTGTGGTTCCGAACAATCCGGTGGCGGCGAGACGCCGCCGGCGATGGAGCCGTTGGCCGCCGTCGGCGACGGCGAGGGTGAGCTGAACCTCGTCGCGTGGGCGGGCTACGCCGAGGACGGTTCCAACGACCCAGACGCCAATTGGGTGACGCCGTTCGAGCAGCAGACCGGTTGCCAGGTCAACGTGAAACTCGGGAACACGTCCGACGAGATGGTGCAACTGATGCGCAGCGGTCAGTACGACGGCGTATCGGCGTCAGGCGACGCGACGCTCCGGTTGATCTATGCCGGCGATGTGGCGCCGGTCAACACCGACCTCGTGCCGAACTACGCATCCATTTCGTCCTTCCTCAAGGACAAGCCCTGGAATTCGGTCGACGGGCAGATGTATGGGATCCCGCACGGCTGGGGCGCCAATCTCCTGATGTACAACATCGACGTCGTTCGCGATGCGCCGGACTCGTGGTCGGCGGTGTTCGACGACGCGGGCAGATATCAGGGCAAGGTCACCGCATACGACTCCCCCATCTACATCGCCGACGCGGCGCTGTACCTGTCCAAGTCCAAACCGGAACTCGGGATCAAAGATCCGTATTCACTGACACCCGAACAGCTCGACGCCGCAACCGAATTGCTCAAGAAGCAGCGGGAGAACATCGGCGAGTATTGGTCGGATTACACCAAGGAAGTGCAGGCTTTCGAATCTGGCACTTCGGTCATCGGGACGACCTGGCAGGTCATCGCAAACACCATCGGCGCCGAGAACAGAGTGCAGGTCAACACGGTCCTGCCCAAGGAAGGCTCCACAGGGTGGTCTGACACCTGGATGATCTCGTCGAAGGCCTCCCACCCCAACTGCATGTACAAGTGGATGGACTGGATCTCCTCGCCGGAGGTCAACGCCCAGGTCGCCGAATTCTTCGGTGAGGCACCGTCGAACGCCAAGGCGTGTGAGCACACCGTCGAACCGGACTTCTGCGACATCTATCACGCCACCGACGAGGATTTCGCCGCCAAGATCCACTACTGGACCACACCACAGAAGAACTGCGTCGACGGCAGCGGTGACAACTGCACGGCCTACAGCGAGTGGGTCGACAAATGGCAACAGATCAAGGGCTGA
- a CDS encoding low temperature requirement protein A translates to MSDAQHEPITIQHRVRRMTGRDPDEPHRVATPLELLFDLTFVIAFGIAANEFAHLLAENHIGAGLLGFSLATFSVCWAWINFSWFASAYDTDDWVYRLMTMLQMVGVIIMALGFPPMFASIEHGEHVDSRVMVAGYVIMRISLVGQWLRAAKQDPARRSACLTYALWVSVAQVGWIGGAMAHKSIPVTFVLVAVLIGIETLGPIIAEYRSGGTPWHPHHIAERYGLLAIIALGEGVVGTVATLSAVVSAQGWSFDCAFVVVAGIGLTFGMWWSYFVVPQAELLHAHRERSFWFGYLPIVMYGAIVATGAGLHVAAYFIEHDSKLSSVQTVLAVALPVGLYVISIYALYFVIVRKVALFHIVLLVLTAVVLVIAVWLAVVGYSMANCLLVVTLAPLVTVIGYEVAGHRHAAADIHKALEAR, encoded by the coding sequence ATGAGCGACGCGCAGCACGAGCCGATCACGATCCAGCACCGCGTTCGCCGGATGACGGGTCGTGATCCCGACGAGCCGCATCGGGTGGCGACGCCGCTCGAGCTTCTGTTCGACCTGACCTTCGTCATCGCCTTCGGCATAGCCGCTAACGAGTTCGCCCATCTGCTGGCCGAAAACCATATCGGCGCCGGTCTGCTCGGCTTCTCGCTCGCCACGTTTTCGGTGTGCTGGGCCTGGATCAACTTCAGCTGGTTCGCCTCGGCCTATGACACCGACGACTGGGTCTACCGGCTGATGACGATGCTGCAGATGGTCGGCGTCATCATCATGGCGCTTGGCTTCCCGCCGATGTTTGCATCGATCGAGCATGGTGAGCACGTCGACAGCCGGGTGATGGTGGCCGGCTATGTGATCATGCGAATTTCGCTGGTAGGGCAGTGGTTACGAGCGGCCAAACAGGACCCCGCACGTCGCTCGGCCTGTCTCACCTATGCGCTGTGGGTCAGTGTGGCTCAGGTCGGTTGGATCGGAGGAGCAATGGCGCACAAGTCGATCCCCGTGACATTTGTTCTGGTCGCTGTGCTGATCGGCATCGAAACTCTGGGGCCGATCATCGCCGAGTATCGCAGCGGGGGCACCCCATGGCACCCCCATCACATCGCCGAACGCTACGGCCTGTTGGCGATCATCGCGCTCGGTGAGGGTGTGGTCGGCACCGTCGCGACATTGTCGGCCGTGGTCAGCGCGCAGGGCTGGTCGTTCGATTGCGCGTTCGTCGTGGTGGCCGGCATCGGACTGACGTTCGGAATGTGGTGGTCGTATTTCGTGGTGCCGCAGGCTGAGTTGTTGCACGCCCACCGCGAACGGTCCTTCTGGTTCGGCTACCTACCGATCGTGATGTACGGCGCGATCGTGGCGACGGGAGCCGGCCTGCATGTAGCGGCCTATTTCATCGAGCACGACTCCAAGCTGAGCTCCGTGCAAACAGTCTTGGCGGTGGCCCTGCCGGTCGGTCTGTACGTCATTTCCATCTACGCGCTCTATTTCGTCATCGTGCGGAAGGTCGCGCTGTTCCACATCGTCCTTCTGGTCCTCACCGCGGTGGTGCTCGTCATTGCCGTGTGGCTGGCCGTAGTGGGTTACTCGATGGCCAACTGCCTCCTCGTCGTCACGCTGGCGCCGCTGGTGACAGTGATCGGCTACGAAGTGGCGGGTCATCGGCACGCCGCCGCAGACATCCACAAGGCGTTGGAGGCCCGCTAG
- a CDS encoding ABC transporter permease subunit has product MSMPTSIRRRISLALLLAPPLTWLVVAYLGSLAVLLVSAFWSTNAFTGAVVRTFTLDNIVRVLTDELFRTAAVRTVSVALSVTVICAVLAVPLAFYMAKIASPRVRLALVVAVTTPLWASYLVKAYAWRMLLSPEGPLSWATGYTPGYGLTATIVTLTYLWLPYMVLPVFAAFSRVPNSLLDASADLGASDLSTLRMVVAPLVFPGIAAGSIFTFSLSLGDYIAVTIVGGKTQLLGNIIYGQLVTANNQPLAAALSIIPLVAIVAYLLAMRRTGALENI; this is encoded by the coding sequence ATGTCGATGCCAACGTCGATTCGACGACGCATCAGCCTCGCGTTACTGCTGGCGCCTCCCCTGACCTGGTTAGTGGTGGCATACCTCGGATCGCTTGCAGTGCTGCTAGTTTCGGCCTTCTGGAGCACGAATGCGTTCACCGGCGCGGTGGTGCGCACATTCACCCTCGACAACATCGTGCGGGTGCTGACCGACGAGCTCTTCAGGACAGCGGCGGTGCGCACCGTATCGGTAGCACTGTCGGTCACAGTGATCTGCGCGGTGCTCGCCGTGCCGCTGGCGTTCTATATGGCCAAGATCGCCTCGCCGCGTGTGCGATTGGCGCTCGTGGTGGCGGTGACGACGCCGCTGTGGGCCAGCTATCTGGTCAAGGCGTACGCCTGGCGCATGCTGCTGTCCCCGGAGGGGCCGCTGTCCTGGGCAACCGGCTACACACCCGGATACGGCCTGACCGCCACCATCGTGACCCTGACCTACCTGTGGCTGCCCTACATGGTCCTTCCGGTGTTCGCGGCGTTTTCTCGCGTCCCGAACTCGCTGCTCGACGCGAGTGCCGACCTCGGCGCCTCCGACCTGTCGACCCTGCGAATGGTAGTGGCGCCGTTGGTATTCCCCGGCATCGCCGCAGGCTCGATCTTCACCTTCTCGCTATCGCTCGGCGACTACATCGCGGTGACGATCGTGGGAGGCAAGACCCAACTGCTGGGCAACATCATCTACGGCCAACTCGTCACCGCCAACAACCAGCCGCTGGCTGCGGCGCTGTCGATCATCCCGCTGGTGGCGATCGTGGCATACCTGCTCGCGATGCGGCGCACGGGCGCGCTGGAGAACATCTGA